The Candidatus Limnocylindrales bacterium genome has a window encoding:
- a CDS encoding GntR family transcriptional regulator, producing MQLSIDKNSGFSIKAQLAEQIKFLIKTGKLQPHERLPTVRQLAGFLRINQNTVFTVYKELEKEKFLYCLHGKGCFVAEQKARTEEKNMSELLEILEEAIAKAKAKGISPEEFALAAFSRAQMEARKKPRPLEVHFIECNQADLKFYKEQLEKEVGIEIKTFLVDEVERQINTGYYPSKDIDLAVTTFFHLHEIKELLKNAPFEVIGIMAGPHIKTLMELSSLPEKTRLGIVCISWRGVKNMEGSILNSGLTNVIPIPFPMTDLALFKEKIQQVDTVLTSQACFEKVKAQLPPQVKLIVYDRVLDQGGIQMLKEAIEEIRQRKQKGIESQQPDSGSQPG from the coding sequence ATGCAACTTTCCATTGATAAAAATAGCGGCTTCTCGATCAAGGCACAGCTTGCCGAGCAGATCAAATTCTTGATCAAGACTGGTAAACTGCAGCCCCATGAACGGCTTCCGACGGTTCGACAGCTGGCCGGCTTTCTAAGGATAAATCAGAATACCGTCTTTACCGTTTATAAAGAGTTGGAAAAGGAAAAGTTTCTTTATTGCTTACATGGTAAGGGGTGCTTTGTAGCCGAGCAGAAGGCCCGAACGGAGGAGAAAAACATGTCCGAGCTCCTGGAAATTTTGGAGGAGGCAATTGCCAAGGCAAAGGCGAAAGGGATTAGCCCAGAAGAGTTTGCTCTGGCCGCTTTCAGTAGAGCCCAGATGGAAGCCAGGAAGAAACCTCGTCCCCTCGAAGTTCATTTCATCGAGTGTAACCAGGCGGATTTGAAATTCTACAAAGAGCAACTGGAGAAGGAGGTTGGGATTGAAATTAAGACCTTTCTGGTAGATGAGGTAGAGCGGCAAATCAACACTGGATATTATCCTTCGAAGGATATAGATCTCGCGGTGACGACCTTCTTTCATTTGCATGAAATCAAGGAGCTCTTGAAAAATGCCCCCTTTGAGGTTATCGGAATTATGGCGGGTCCTCATATTAAAACGCTCATGGAGTTGTCCAGTTTACCGGAGAAAACCCGGCTTGGAATTGTGTGTATTAGCTGGCGTGGAGTTAAAAACATGGAGGGATCCATCCTTAACTCGGGACTTACCAACGTCATTCCGATTCCTTTTCCTATGACCGATCTGGCTTTATTTAAGGAGAAAATTCAACAGGTAGATACCGTTTTAACTTCCCAGGCCTGCTTTGAGAAAGTTAAAGCTCAATTACCTCCCCAGGTAAAATTGATCGTATATGACCGGGTGTTAGACCAGGGAGGAATCCAGATGCTGAAAGAGGCTATTGAGGAAATCCGGCAGAGGAAGCAGAAAGGGATTGAAAGTCAACAACCGGACTCTGGAAGCCAACCCGGGTAG
- a CDS encoding PaaI family thioesterase: MTPTVTKQELEQLLLETPFAKIYGFKIHEIGEGLCTVQVPFQDIFERPDKILSGPVFMAAADVAMWLAIMTQLGRTPGLVTVEMKTAFLHAARQEDFFCTAKILKLGRRLVYGVAECLNKDGKLLTHHTLTYIRPDSGSYF; the protein is encoded by the coding sequence ATGACCCCGACCGTAACAAAACAGGAACTGGAGCAACTCTTGCTGGAAACCCCCTTTGCAAAAATTTATGGATTCAAAATCCATGAGATCGGAGAGGGTCTATGTACCGTTCAGGTGCCTTTTCAGGATATTTTCGAGCGCCCGGATAAAATCCTAAGTGGACCGGTATTCATGGCGGCAGCCGATGTGGCCATGTGGCTGGCCATTATGACCCAACTTGGAAGAACCCCCGGGCTGGTAACGGTTGAAATGAAAACGGCCTTTCTCCACGCAGCCAGACAGGAAGATTTTTTTTGTACGGCCAAAATCCTGAAACTGGGTAGACGCCTGGTTTATGGAGTTGCCGAGTGTTTAAACAAAGACGGTAAATTATTAACCCATCACACCCTGACCTATATCCGACCCGATTCCGGTTCCTATTTTTAG
- a CDS encoding twin-arginine translocase TatA/TatE family subunit encodes MFGIGLPELVLIFIIALLVIGPEKLPEVARTLGRTLGEFKRVAEEMKQTITAEMQEEINRPYRPPKREEPPPLPAERNPEIKSPEEIKNNGMPGS; translated from the coding sequence ATGTTTGGAATTGGTTTACCGGAATTAGTCTTGATTTTTATCATTGCTCTATTGGTGATAGGCCCTGAAAAGCTTCCAGAAGTGGCGAGGACGCTGGGGCGAACTCTGGGTGAATTTAAGCGGGTTGCAGAGGAAATGAAACAAACCATCACCGCCGAAATGCAAGAAGAAATCAATCGGCCTTACAGACCTCCTAAAAGAGAAGAGCCTCCTCCATTGCCTGCAGAACGCAACCCAGAAATTAAATCTCCGGAAGAAATTAAAAACAATGGGATGCCGGGCTCCTAA
- a CDS encoding methyltransferase domain-containing protein has protein sequence MNPHQLIQEAFSKQASRFEEKGLTLANPEYLQWMIAPLTLQSNFRVLDVAAGTGHLSRAMAPYVEQVVALDTTPAMLAQGKHSSRQANLKNIFFLRGLAETLPFPDNTFDRVVCRFALHHFVNPRIQIDEMVRVCRPHGKVGVIDLVSPENDVQAANYNRLERLRDPSHTRALTATELNNLLREAGLTGIYAESRRIEVNVQRWLDLTDPEPETRQVILEELSREIQSSGSTGMDPFMRDQQLMFFHTWRVVVGIKGEEAG, from the coding sequence ATGAATCCCCATCAATTGATCCAGGAGGCGTTTAGCAAACAGGCAAGTCGTTTCGAGGAAAAAGGTCTCACCCTTGCAAACCCGGAATATCTACAATGGATGATTGCTCCCCTGACTTTACAAAGCAATTTCCGGGTACTGGATGTTGCAGCCGGAACAGGTCATCTCAGCCGTGCTATGGCACCCTACGTAGAACAGGTTGTGGCCCTTGATACAACCCCTGCGATGCTGGCGCAGGGAAAACATTCTTCCCGGCAGGCTAACTTAAAAAACATTTTCTTTCTGAGAGGCCTCGCAGAAACCTTACCCTTCCCGGATAATACCTTTGACAGGGTCGTCTGTCGTTTTGCCCTGCACCACTTTGTGAATCCCCGAATTCAGATCGATGAGATGGTTCGGGTCTGTCGCCCCCATGGAAAAGTAGGCGTTATTGACCTGGTATCCCCTGAAAATGACGTACAGGCCGCAAATTACAATCGTCTGGAACGGTTAAGAGATCCTTCCCATACCCGGGCCTTGACGGCAACCGAGCTGAACAACCTGCTACGGGAAGCCGGATTAACCGGGATCTATGCCGAATCCCGCAGGATCGAAGTGAATGTCCAGCGCTGGTTAGACCTGACAGATCCGGAGCCAGAAACCCGTCAGGTGATTTTAGAGGAACTCTCACGGGAAATCCAGAGTTCAGGATCAACCGGGATGGATCCCTTTATGCGGGATCAACAACTGATGTTCTTTCATACCTGGAGGGTCGTGGTCGGAATCAAAGGGGAAGAAGCCGGTTAA
- a CDS encoding EamA family transporter, translating to MAFALIYVVWGSTYLAMRFAIEAIPPFLMIGIRFLIAGSILYNWARFQSASKPTRKHWGNATIIGILLPAFGTGGVAWAEQFVPTGSCKGVRPYAPTFIHHAHVDDFDRCLPTGGTRPNLRVLIGLIAGFIGVALLIGPGILTEEGKNIDPMGAVVLIAAAISWAEGSIFSRHAILQPVPFQTAGMEMLVGGILMTTLGLLLGEGSRIHLTTLSARSLLSLLYLIVFGSLITYVAYIWLLKKTSVAAVPTYA from the coding sequence ATGGCATTTGCCCTGATTTATGTGGTTTGGGGATCGACCTATCTGGCCATGCGTTTTGCCATTGAAGCGATCCCACCTTTTCTCATGATAGGTATACGATTCTTGATTGCAGGGTCCATTCTTTACAACTGGGCCCGTTTTCAGAGTGCTTCTAAACCTACCCGCAAACATTGGGGGAACGCTACCATTATTGGAATCTTACTTCCGGCCTTTGGTACCGGTGGAGTAGCCTGGGCCGAACAATTTGTCCCTACCGGTTCTTGTAAGGGCGTAAGGCCTTACGCCCCTACTTTTATCCACCATGCCCATGTGGATGATTTTGATCGATGCCTTCCGACCGGGGGGACACGACCAAATCTACGGGTCCTGATCGGACTTATCGCCGGGTTTATCGGAGTCGCCCTTTTGATAGGTCCCGGAATCCTTACCGAAGAGGGTAAAAACATAGATCCCATGGGAGCGGTTGTTTTGATTGCCGCTGCCATTTCATGGGCGGAGGGTTCCATCTTCTCCCGCCATGCTATTCTCCAGCCGGTTCCTTTCCAGACAGCAGGGATGGAAATGCTTGTAGGAGGTATACTCATGACCACCCTGGGACTCCTCCTGGGAGAAGGTTCTCGTATCCATCTTACCACACTTTCTGCGCGTTCCCTGCTTTCACTTTTATATCTCATTGTATTCGGTTCTCTTATAACCTATGTGGCTTATATCTGGTTACTCAAGAAAACTTCTGTAGCGGCTGTACCCACCTATGCCTAG
- a CDS encoding PH domain-containing protein, giving the protein MEKDTVTLLELRPSFWGFNIWASLSTKYILTEDYLLINNGLLSKEYNRIPLYKVADITVRQSLLQRLYGLGDIIVISSDVTEPRLTLKSIPDAPKVADMISKQVDLAKRKRRIIIEEEGGH; this is encoded by the coding sequence ATGGAAAAAGATACGGTAACCCTCCTGGAGCTGAGACCCAGCTTCTGGGGGTTCAATATTTGGGCGAGTCTATCTACGAAATACATCCTGACCGAGGACTACCTGCTCATCAATAACGGACTGCTCAGTAAAGAATACAACCGAATTCCCCTCTATAAAGTTGCAGATATTACCGTTCGACAATCCTTGCTTCAAAGATTGTACGGACTTGGAGATATTATTGTTATAAGTTCAGATGTGACAGAACCCAGGCTAACGCTTAAATCTATTCCCGATGCACCGAAAGTAGCCGATATGATCTCGAAGCAAGTAGATCTTGCAAAACGAAAACGTCGTATCATCATCGAAGAAGAAGGAGGGCACTAA